The proteins below are encoded in one region of Lonchura striata isolate bLonStr1 chromosome 1, bLonStr1.mat, whole genome shotgun sequence:
- the CDCA7L gene encoding cell division cycle-associated 7-like protein isoform X2: MARRGRRRRRAAAAGTRGKKQVPKDVASIFNVPSDSEDFPGFQDDVSKQSFLSENKSASFDSLESGKEGLRFQSRYLTEELQRIFTEDTDSETEVFEGFPSNEVHVSKKEVLMVESDLSDGERDNLLGNEKEEEEEMKKKVSPRRRSFGLRVALQFPTRKSSEKKVPDQALSDLPLKDSESLAPLSKEISLKHSDKVEGSASESEEDIKETQEESSSALLKRAINIKENKAMLAQLLAELNSIPDLFPVKTPSSTPSKPKKTPRRTFSEGQITRRMNPTRTARPPEKFALEKFTVSAVKFAEHIRSYRQQNLLKRLSVGDCGVRKRRRSSKYSTHRPVEDITEEDLDNIAITVRDKVYDKVLGSTCHQCRQKTTDTKTICRKQGCGGVRGQFCGPCLRNRYGEDVKSALLDPAWICPPCRGVCNCSYCRRRDGRCATGMLIHLAKFYGYNNVKEYLESLQKQLADDN, translated from the exons cggcggcggcgggcagcggcggcggggaCCCGCGGCAAG AAACAGGTACCCAAGGATGTGGCCAGCATTTTTAATGTCCCCAGTGACAGTGAAGACTTTCCAGGATTCCAGGACGATGTTTCCAAACAGAGCTTCTTGTCAGAGAACAAGTCTGCTAGTTTTGATTCCCTGGAGTCTGGAAAAGAG GGGCTCCGGTTTCAGTCCAGATACCTCACTGAAGAGCTGCAGAGGATTTTCACTGAGGACACTGACTCTGAAACAGAAGTGTTTGAGGGCTTTCCTTCAAACGAGGTGCATGTGAGCAAGAAAGAAGTTCTG ATGGTGGAATCAGACTTGAGTGATGGAGAACGTGATAATTTGTTGGGTAATgagaaagaagaagaggaggagatgaAGAAGAAGGTTTCCCCCAGGAGAAGAAGCTTTGGCCTTCGTGTTGCTTTACAATTTCCCACCAGGAAGTCATCTGAGAAAAAAGTGCCTGATCAGGCTTTGTCTGATTTACCTCTAAAGGACAGTGAATCCCTTGCACctctttcaaaagaaataagCCTCAAGCACTCAGACAAAGTAGAAGGCTCTGCTTCAGAGTCTGAAGAAGACATCAAAGAAACACAGGAGGAAAGTTCCAGTGCACTGCTTAAGAGAGCcataaatattaaagaaaataaagccatG CttgcccagctgctggcagaacTGAATTCCATACCGGACCTGTTCCCGGTGAAAACACCCTCCTCAACTCCTTCA AAACCGAAGAAAACCCCAAGGAGGACATTCTCTGAAGGCCAGATAACACGCCGGATGAACCCAACCAGGACTGCTCGTCCACCAGAAAAATTTGCCTTGGAAAAATTTACTGTGTCAGCTGTCAAATTTGCAGAACACATCCGTAGCTACAGACAACAAAACCTCTTGAAGAGACTCAGTGTG GGGGATTGTGGAGTACGCAAAAGAAGGAGATCATCAAAGTACTCGACTCATCGCCCGGTAGAAGACATAACTGAGGAGGACTTGGACAACATTGCAATCACTGTTAGAGACAAAGTCTATGACAAAGTTCTT GGTAGTACTTGCCACCAGTGTCGACAGAAGACGACCGATACAAAGACAATCTGTCGCAAACAGGGCTGTGGAGGAGTAAGGGGGCAGTTCTGTGGACCATGTCTTCGAAATCGGTACGGTGAAGATGTGAAGTCAGCTCTGCTTGATCCA GCCTGGATCTGTCCTCCTTGTCGCGGGGTGTGCAACTGCAGCTACTGCCGCCGGCGGGACGGGCGCTGTGCCACCGGCATGCTCATCCACCTGGCCAAGTTCTACGGCTACAACAATGTCAAGGAGTACCTGGAAAG TTTACAAAAGCAACTGGCGGATGACAATTGA
- the CDCA7L gene encoding cell division cycle-associated 7-like protein isoform X1, producing MARRGRRRRRAAAAGTRGKKQVPKDVASIFNVPSDSEDFPGFQDDVSKQSFLSENKSASFDSLESGKEGLRFQSRYLTEELQRIFTEDTDSETEVFEGFPSNEVHVSKKEVLMVESDLSDGERDNLLGNEKEEEEEMKKKVSPRRRSFGLRVALQFPTRKSSEKKVPDQALSDLPLKDSESLAPLSKEISLKHSDKVEGSASESEEDIKETQEESSSALLKRAINIKENKAMLAQLLAELNSIPDLFPVKTPSSTPSKPKKTPRRTFSEGQITRRMNPTRTARPPEKFALEKFTVSAVKFAEHIRSYRQQNLLKRLSVQGDCGVRKRRRSSKYSTHRPVEDITEEDLDNIAITVRDKVYDKVLGSTCHQCRQKTTDTKTICRKQGCGGVRGQFCGPCLRNRYGEDVKSALLDPAWICPPCRGVCNCSYCRRRDGRCATGMLIHLAKFYGYNNVKEYLESLQKQLADDN from the exons cggcggcggcgggcagcggcggcggggaCCCGCGGCAAG AAACAGGTACCCAAGGATGTGGCCAGCATTTTTAATGTCCCCAGTGACAGTGAAGACTTTCCAGGATTCCAGGACGATGTTTCCAAACAGAGCTTCTTGTCAGAGAACAAGTCTGCTAGTTTTGATTCCCTGGAGTCTGGAAAAGAG GGGCTCCGGTTTCAGTCCAGATACCTCACTGAAGAGCTGCAGAGGATTTTCACTGAGGACACTGACTCTGAAACAGAAGTGTTTGAGGGCTTTCCTTCAAACGAGGTGCATGTGAGCAAGAAAGAAGTTCTG ATGGTGGAATCAGACTTGAGTGATGGAGAACGTGATAATTTGTTGGGTAATgagaaagaagaagaggaggagatgaAGAAGAAGGTTTCCCCCAGGAGAAGAAGCTTTGGCCTTCGTGTTGCTTTACAATTTCCCACCAGGAAGTCATCTGAGAAAAAAGTGCCTGATCAGGCTTTGTCTGATTTACCTCTAAAGGACAGTGAATCCCTTGCACctctttcaaaagaaataagCCTCAAGCACTCAGACAAAGTAGAAGGCTCTGCTTCAGAGTCTGAAGAAGACATCAAAGAAACACAGGAGGAAAGTTCCAGTGCACTGCTTAAGAGAGCcataaatattaaagaaaataaagccatG CttgcccagctgctggcagaacTGAATTCCATACCGGACCTGTTCCCGGTGAAAACACCCTCCTCAACTCCTTCA AAACCGAAGAAAACCCCAAGGAGGACATTCTCTGAAGGCCAGATAACACGCCGGATGAACCCAACCAGGACTGCTCGTCCACCAGAAAAATTTGCCTTGGAAAAATTTACTGTGTCAGCTGTCAAATTTGCAGAACACATCCGTAGCTACAGACAACAAAACCTCTTGAAGAGACTCAGTGTG CAGGGGGATTGTGGAGTACGCAAAAGAAGGAGATCATCAAAGTACTCGACTCATCGCCCGGTAGAAGACATAACTGAGGAGGACTTGGACAACATTGCAATCACTGTTAGAGACAAAGTCTATGACAAAGTTCTT GGTAGTACTTGCCACCAGTGTCGACAGAAGACGACCGATACAAAGACAATCTGTCGCAAACAGGGCTGTGGAGGAGTAAGGGGGCAGTTCTGTGGACCATGTCTTCGAAATCGGTACGGTGAAGATGTGAAGTCAGCTCTGCTTGATCCA GCCTGGATCTGTCCTCCTTGTCGCGGGGTGTGCAACTGCAGCTACTGCCGCCGGCGGGACGGGCGCTGTGCCACCGGCATGCTCATCCACCTGGCCAAGTTCTACGGCTACAACAATGTCAAGGAGTACCTGGAAAG TTTACAAAAGCAACTGGCGGATGACAATTGA